A region from the uncultured Draconibacterium sp. genome encodes:
- a CDS encoding ATP-dependent helicase, with the protein MAMQVISANNQIDIEQHFKVVAGPGAGKTTFLVNHIRNVLINSERLGVNRKIACITYTNVGVDTLVDRVEDEKDNIEISTIHSFLFVHVVKPYLFLISDKYGLNPSKFDSPLEHIFSNGFFRNTNLPNRFNVQESEMKKVFWEINGEMCILRLPNRNRNVQQYHNSLLSYKTAFWEKGIMHYDDILAFAWEIINLDSSVLRILRAKFPYFFIDEFQDTSPIQSEILKLIANEETIVGVIGDEAQSIYSFQGASMQQFIDFTLPNINEFVIPDNHRSTLQIIAVLNSIRSSITQTSPEGKAGDLPRIIVGDSIAALEECERLWGEKNVVSLSYMVPTANAMRKRVPVESAANNIIEELFSIDSNRDRKKVIISVIKSVEFAKQNLFNDAIKELSRHFRNQDLFKGHKSALIFIKSYLNQYAEISNENLWQLYERLQSSTIVSLPKIRESKTTEMTRVENFYKTTTYKDLALTIRLLKDESLHRTIHKAKGDEFNNVLVIVKGKFGNRYNEERDLAFLLNPELNNLEEHRVNYVACSRAKENLIINVPELSQEASDTLQTHFDISSV; encoded by the coding sequence ACTTTTCTAGTTAATCATATTAGAAATGTTTTAATAAATTCAGAGCGACTTGGAGTAAATAGGAAAATTGCTTGTATAACTTATACCAATGTTGGTGTTGATACTTTGGTTGACCGAGTAGAAGATGAAAAAGATAATATTGAGATAAGTACAATTCATAGCTTTCTTTTTGTGCATGTAGTGAAACCATATCTTTTTTTGATTAGTGATAAATATGGTCTGAATCCTTCAAAGTTCGATAGCCCATTAGAACATATTTTCTCTAATGGATTTTTCAGAAATACCAACTTGCCTAATCGTTTCAATGTTCAAGAATCAGAAATGAAAAAAGTATTCTGGGAAATCAATGGCGAAATGTGTATCCTGAGGTTACCTAACAGAAACAGGAATGTTCAACAATATCATAATAGTTTACTCAGTTATAAAACAGCATTCTGGGAAAAAGGAATAATGCACTATGATGACATTCTTGCCTTTGCTTGGGAGATAATAAACTTAGATTCGAGTGTCTTGAGGATTTTACGAGCCAAATTTCCTTACTTTTTCATTGATGAATTTCAAGATACTAGCCCAATTCAATCAGAAATATTAAAACTAATAGCTAATGAAGAAACTATTGTTGGTGTTATCGGTGATGAAGCACAATCAATTTATAGTTTCCAAGGAGCAAGTATGCAACAGTTTATTGACTTCACTTTGCCAAACATTAATGAATTTGTAATTCCTGACAATCACAGAAGCACACTTCAAATAATAGCTGTACTAAATTCAATTAGAAGTTCAATAACTCAGACAAGTCCAGAAGGAAAAGCGGGTGATTTACCCAGAATCATAGTAGGTGATAGTATTGCAGCATTAGAAGAATGCGAAAGACTATGGGGTGAGAAGAATGTAGTGTCTTTGTCCTACATGGTACCAACTGCAAACGCTATGAGGAAAAGAGTTCCAGTAGAAAGTGCGGCGAATAATATAATAGAAGAGTTGTTTAGTATAGACTCAAATAGAGACAGGAAAAAAGTAATAATCTCTGTTATAAAGTCTGTTGAATTCGCAAAGCAGAATCTTTTTAACGATGCAATTAAAGAGTTAAGTCGTCATTTTCGAAATCAAGATTTATTTAAAGGGCATAAATCAGCGTTGATATTTATCAAATCTTACTTAAATCAATATGCTGAAATCAGCAATGAGAATCTTTGGCAATTATATGAACGCCTACAATCTAGCACTATTGTTAGTTTACCAAAGATAAGAGAGAGCAAAACAACAGAAATGACAAGAGTGGAAAACTTCTACAAAACAACGACTTACAAAGATTTAGCATTGACAATTAGATTATTAAAGGATGAAAGTTTGCATCGTACAATCCATAAAGCGAAAGGTGATGAGTTTAATAATGTCTTAGTTATAGTAAAAGGTAAGTTTGGAAACAGATATAATGAAGAGCGTGACTTAGCTTTTCTTTTGAATCCAGAATTGAATAATCTTGAAGAGCATCGAGTTAATTATGTTGCATGTAGTAGAGCAAAAGAAAATTTGATTATTAATGTTCCAGAATTATCTCAAGAAGCTAGTGATACATTGCAAACACATTTTGATATTAGTTCGGTTTAA
- a CDS encoding DUF2147 domain-containing protein — MKHITKVTIAFFLFACQFIAQAQESTDNIIGVWLNDDKTNKIEIYKVDKTYSGKIIWIAQLANNPGLNPKDKNNPNPEKRNQSILGMDIITGLSYSDGKWVNGKIYTPKKGIYAECTVELLSDNKLSLVVSKGMFSRTKTWIRE, encoded by the coding sequence ATGAAACATATCACAAAAGTTACAATAGCATTTTTTCTTTTTGCTTGTCAATTCATTGCACAAGCTCAGGAATCTACTGATAATATTATTGGAGTTTGGTTAAATGATGATAAAACCAACAAAATTGAAATATATAAAGTAGATAAGACCTATTCTGGTAAGATTATTTGGATAGCGCAATTGGCAAACAATCCTGGTCTTAATCCAAAAGATAAAAACAATCCAAATCCTGAAAAGCGGAATCAAAGTATTCTGGGTATGGATATAATAACAGGATTATCGTATTCGGATGGTAAGTGGGTAAATGGGAAAATCTACACTCCTAAAAAAGGAATTTATGCAGAATGTACGGTTGAGTTGCTTTCTGATAACAAGCTAAGTCTGGTTGTATCTAAAGGAATGTTTTCAAGAACAAAAACATGGATAAGAGAATGA
- a CDS encoding LytTR family DNA-binding domain-containing protein: protein MNILIIEDEPHTAQILSEIIVQVRPDSIILDTLESIEQSVKYLSNDKNLPDLIFSDIQLADGLSFEIFSKVQLKCPIIFCTAFDQYTLQAFKTNGIEYVLKPVKEEDVELAFTKYETLKESLKPDIEIVTLLKNTFQKKENNKSSILVHVKESFIPIEVSKIAFFIVDTEILYIHTFDNKRYPVFKSMSEIEASIDHSLFFRINRQVLLNKKTIKEVRPYFNRKVIIKTDLKIEEQLIVSRLKVTEFMNWIEQS, encoded by the coding sequence ATGAATATTTTAATTATAGAAGATGAACCACATACCGCACAAATATTAAGTGAAATAATAGTGCAAGTTCGTCCTGATTCAATTATTCTTGATACTTTGGAAAGTATTGAGCAATCTGTAAAGTATCTTTCTAACGATAAAAACTTGCCTGATTTAATTTTTTCAGACATTCAACTAGCCGATGGGCTTAGTTTTGAAATATTTTCAAAAGTACAACTGAAATGTCCAATTATATTCTGTACCGCTTTTGACCAATACACTTTGCAAGCATTTAAAACCAATGGTATTGAATATGTATTAAAACCAGTAAAGGAAGAAGATGTGGAATTGGCCTTTACAAAATACGAAACACTGAAAGAATCTTTAAAGCCCGACATAGAAATTGTAACCCTGCTAAAAAATACATTTCAAAAGAAAGAAAACAATAAATCCTCAATACTTGTACATGTCAAAGAAAGCTTCATTCCTATTGAGGTGAGTAAAATTGCATTTTTTATTGTTGACACCGAAATTCTTTACATCCATACATTCGATAACAAACGTTATCCTGTTTTTAAATCCATGTCTGAAATTGAGGCTTCCATTGACCATTCCTTGTTTTTTAGAATTAACAGGCAAGTTTTACTAAATAAAAAAACCATTAAGGAAGTTCGACCTTACTTTAATAGAAAAGTTATCATCAAAACTGATTTAAAAATCGAAGAGCAGCTTATTGTAAGCCGATTAAAAGTTACCGAATTTATGAACTGGATAGAACAATCCTAG
- a CDS encoding TolC family protein — translation MDKRMTQLLKLSVVAVILLNSFVLNAQQVFHSLDEIWAYAKENNPDNSVYQLQVEKAVKDQRIANSPLYPTVSAGFSGQHNINIAETPIPGEAVGRPGETEYIKFGLPYVYNGGITVSKTLLDWQSIFQSKIAKSNTQLKQTEKALYEQTLREQVAQIYYATITAQAAVNNAKEDLTLADSILQIAIDRFREGLIDGLSFNQAKINSNNAFDKLEQNKQYLVENQLNLKILLGLSNSETLVLKEQIELNMNNSIEFVPQNEASIKLYEAQIEIAEFERKQALTRFTPKLNFIYYWGGTQYQQDFNLSFNSSDWQPNSYIGLNLSIPIFSGFGNKNQYSSAKIAQNIARLNYEEEIRKSSITDNILFNNYLSSKKLAETANESLKISGENVQLAYSRYSEGLISLDNYLSVYDDYLAVESQYFTRLSDYMINKATILSRNK, via the coding sequence ATGGATAAGAGAATGACACAGTTGTTAAAGTTATCGGTTGTTGCTGTAATACTGTTGAACTCATTTGTTTTAAATGCTCAGCAAGTTTTTCATTCACTTGATGAAATTTGGGCATACGCTAAAGAAAACAATCCCGATAATTCAGTTTATCAATTGCAAGTTGAAAAGGCAGTTAAAGACCAAAGAATAGCCAATAGCCCTTTATATCCTACAGTTAGTGCTGGATTTTCAGGGCAACACAATATTAATATTGCAGAAACTCCGATACCTGGAGAAGCTGTGGGGAGACCAGGTGAAACAGAATACATAAAGTTTGGCTTGCCCTACGTTTACAATGGCGGAATCACTGTTAGTAAAACCTTACTTGACTGGCAATCAATATTTCAATCCAAAATAGCAAAATCAAACACACAGCTTAAGCAAACTGAAAAAGCTTTGTACGAGCAAACTTTAAGAGAACAGGTGGCACAAATTTATTATGCTACTATTACAGCTCAAGCTGCGGTAAATAATGCCAAAGAAGATTTAACTCTGGCAGATTCTATACTTCAAATTGCTATTGATAGATTTCGGGAAGGATTAATTGATGGTCTATCTTTTAATCAGGCTAAAATTAACAGTAATAATGCTTTTGACAAGTTGGAGCAAAACAAACAGTATCTGGTTGAAAATCAACTGAACCTTAAAATATTGCTCGGTTTATCAAATTCCGAAACGCTTGTTCTTAAAGAACAAATTGAATTAAATATGAATAATTCAATTGAGTTTGTTCCTCAAAATGAAGCAAGTATAAAATTATATGAAGCTCAAATAGAAATAGCCGAATTTGAAAGGAAACAAGCCTTAACCAGATTTACGCCCAAGTTGAACTTTATTTATTACTGGGGAGGTACACAGTATCAGCAAGATTTCAATTTATCGTTCAATTCAAGCGATTGGCAACCTAATAGTTATATCGGTTTGAACCTGTCTATACCTATATTTTCAGGTTTTGGAAATAAAAACCAATACAGTTCGGCAAAGATTGCACAAAATATCGCTCGATTAAACTATGAGGAAGAAATTAGGAAATCTTCAATAACAGATAATATATTGTTTAATAACTATCTATCATCTAAAAAGTTGGCAGAAACAGCAAATGAAAGCTTAAAAATATCTGGTGAGAATGTTCAACTTGCTTACAGCAGATATTCTGAAGGACTTATTAGTCTGGATAACTACTTGTCAGTATACGATGATTACCTGGCCGTAGAAAGTCAATATTTTACCCGACTGTCAGATTACATGATAAACAAAGCAACAATTCTATCACGCAATAAATAA
- a CDS encoding histidine kinase, whose amino-acid sequence MKHRLRETNNWKIGVAFSALLPLFGILSQSENETDFTIQNFLTVWLVTFLFLIIAWFLNSKLINLFFHSSKRWNLASKIFIIFLTNSILLSLIIILNSIRGESVNINRETNFILLFIRGSVSIAMIYLIQYMINLNARNQSVSMQNQMLKTENIRAQFEILRQQISPHFLFNSLSTLRSMIRSSNNNAEEFVIKLSDIYRLLLLKKERDTVTLKEELELIDDYSFLLFARYEDMLSIDIDIPKNLLNHNIPTFSLQLLLENCVKHNIVSKEKPLHIKIYDSGINSITVENNLQQKVASGGDSGLGLENLIKRYELLGMPGGVNVFSDESVFRIKIKLLGR is encoded by the coding sequence ATGAAACATAGATTAAGGGAAACTAACAATTGGAAAATCGGAGTAGCATTCTCAGCTTTGCTACCTCTATTCGGTATTTTAAGTCAATCAGAGAATGAAACTGACTTTACCATACAGAATTTTTTAACAGTTTGGCTAGTTACTTTTTTATTTCTAATAATTGCATGGTTTTTAAATTCAAAGCTTATTAACCTATTCTTTCATTCCTCTAAAAGATGGAATTTAGCCAGTAAAATCTTTATTATTTTTCTTACCAATAGCATTCTACTATCTCTAATAATTATTCTTAATTCTATTAGAGGTGAAAGTGTTAACATTAACAGGGAAACCAATTTTATATTGCTTTTCATCAGAGGAAGTGTTTCTATTGCAATGATTTATCTCATTCAATACATGATTAATCTAAATGCCCGAAATCAATCAGTTTCGATGCAAAACCAAATGCTAAAAACTGAAAATATTCGTGCTCAATTTGAAATTCTTAGACAGCAAATTAGCCCTCACTTCTTATTTAATTCTCTGTCAACATTACGTTCTATGATTCGCTCATCAAATAACAACGCAGAGGAATTTGTTATCAAACTGTCTGACATCTATAGATTATTGTTGCTAAAAAAAGAAAGAGACACGGTAACGCTTAAAGAAGAACTTGAACTTATTGATGATTATTCATTTTTGTTATTTGCCAGGTATGAGGACATGCTAAGCATTGATATTGATATTCCTAAAAATCTATTGAATCATAATATCCCAACCTTTTCCTTACAATTACTATTAGAGAATTGCGTTAAGCATAATATTGTGTCGAAAGAAAAACCTTTACACATTAAAATCTATGATTCGGGCATTAATAGTATAACAGTCGAGAATAATTTGCAGCAAAAAGTAGCTTCTGGTGGTGATTCTGGATTAGGTTTGGAAAACCTTATTAAACGGTATGAATTATTAGGGATGCCGGGGGGAGTCAATGTATTTTCGGATGAATCAGTATTTCGTATAAAAATTAAATTACTTGGGCGATGA